Proteins from a single region of Undibacterium sp. KW1:
- a CDS encoding SPFH domain-containing protein — translation MFEIILASIVVILIWLLYSSNVLVYISNEKIGIVEKKWSASGSVQHGFIALNGEAGFQPEVLRGGFHMFFPFQYSIHRHDLVTIQQGTLAYVFARDGQAMAPTQNLACNKEANDFTDVRSFLTNAGQKGLQRKILREGTYAINLAQFVVLTAERVYALPLPGDGNISNDGIVVGQLAEMLDELRTRNGFLPLVIRDDKLAVITTHEGQSLPEGTIVAPVVGADPHEGNSYHHDFQNPEVFIEAGGYKGRQLQVLVEGTYYLNARFASYEIVEKRVVPVGYVGVVVSYTGKAGNDVTGDAYRHGELVSSDEKGVQVSPLLPGKYALNPYAKRVIDVPTTNFILKWQSGQVGSHELDKHLSEVSLITKDAFEPDLPLSVVVNIDYKMAPLVIQRFGDIQKLVEQTLDPMVAAYFKNIGQGKTLIELLQERSDIQERAKAEMRKNFEGYNLTLNEVLIGTPRAKTGDTQIEVILKQLRERQVSREQLETYKTKETAAVQERILREAEARAKQQTSITESELAVKIAENQGSAAVQKAIKAAEEARQVASGAADAKRTLANAEAYQIQQIGEAQAKATELNVEAYGGPELQFQQTVLLRFAEAIEKGHIAMVPSIQTGGSGSSSAVDAFLALAAKDLLNKGEGKTAMINAG, via the coding sequence ATGTTTGAAATTATTTTGGCAAGCATCGTTGTTATTCTTATTTGGCTGTTGTATAGCAGCAATGTGCTCGTATATATCTCGAATGAAAAAATTGGTATCGTCGAAAAGAAATGGTCGGCCAGCGGTTCTGTCCAGCATGGATTCATTGCCCTAAATGGCGAAGCCGGTTTCCAGCCCGAAGTATTGCGCGGTGGCTTTCATATGTTCTTCCCATTTCAATATTCCATACACAGACATGACCTGGTAACCATACAACAGGGCACCCTGGCCTATGTATTTGCCCGAGATGGGCAGGCCATGGCACCAACCCAGAATCTGGCATGCAATAAGGAGGCAAATGACTTTACCGATGTCCGCAGCTTCCTGACCAATGCTGGCCAAAAAGGTTTGCAACGCAAGATACTGCGTGAAGGTACTTACGCGATCAACCTTGCACAATTTGTGGTGCTGACTGCTGAGCGCGTTTATGCCTTACCTTTGCCTGGTGATGGCAATATCAGTAACGATGGCATCGTGGTCGGACAACTGGCAGAAATGCTGGATGAACTGCGCACACGTAATGGTTTCCTGCCCTTGGTGATACGTGACGATAAGCTGGCAGTCATCACTACGCATGAAGGGCAGTCTTTACCCGAGGGCACTATCGTTGCACCTGTAGTGGGCGCTGATCCGCATGAGGGTAATAGTTATCACCATGACTTTCAAAACCCAGAAGTGTTTATAGAAGCAGGCGGTTACAAAGGACGGCAGTTGCAGGTGCTGGTGGAAGGCACCTATTATCTGAATGCCCGTTTCGCCAGTTATGAAATAGTGGAAAAACGTGTAGTGCCGGTTGGCTATGTAGGTGTAGTGGTGTCTTATACCGGTAAGGCTGGTAACGACGTAACAGGGGATGCTTATCGTCACGGCGAATTGGTCAGCAGTGATGAAAAAGGTGTACAGGTAAGCCCATTATTGCCTGGCAAATATGCCCTGAACCCCTATGCTAAACGTGTTATCGATGTGCCTACGACCAACTTCATTTTGAAATGGCAGTCAGGCCAGGTGGGTTCACATGAGCTGGACAAGCACCTTAGTGAAGTTTCACTGATTACCAAAGACGCATTTGAACCTGACCTGCCTTTATCCGTCGTTGTCAATATCGACTATAAAATGGCGCCGCTGGTCATACAAAGGTTTGGCGATATCCAGAAACTGGTAGAGCAAACCCTGGACCCTATGGTTGCCGCGTATTTCAAGAACATAGGCCAGGGCAAAACACTCATCGAGTTACTGCAAGAACGTTCAGACATACAGGAGCGAGCCAAAGCAGAAATGCGCAAGAATTTTGAAGGTTATAATCTGACTCTGAATGAAGTATTGATAGGCACGCCGCGTGCCAAGACTGGCGACACGCAGATTGAAGTGATTCTGAAGCAATTGCGTGAGCGCCAGGTCTCCAGGGAGCAACTGGAAACTTACAAAACCAAAGAAACCGCCGCTGTACAAGAGCGCATCCTGCGTGAGGCAGAGGCCAGGGCAAAGCAACAGACTTCCATCACCGAGTCGGAACTGGCCGTCAAGATCGCAGAAAATCAAGGTAGTGCAGCCGTGCAGAAAGCGATCAAGGCAGCTGAGGAAGCACGTCAGGTTGCCTCGGGTGCTGCTGATGCCAAACGTACCCTGGCCAATGCCGAGGCTTACCAAATCCAGCAGATAGGTGAAGCGCAGGCGAAAGCAACTGAATTGAACGTAGAAGCATATGGCGGTCCAGAACTGCAATTCCAGCAAACAGTCTTGCTGCGCTTTGCTGAAGCGATAGAAAAAGGTCACATCGCCATGGTGCCAAGCATACAGACTGGTGGCAGTGGTAGCAGCTCCGCCGTAGATGCTTTCCTCGCACTCGCTGCAAAAGACCTGTTGAATAAAGGGGAGGGGAAAACCGCAATGATTAATGCCGGTTAA
- a CDS encoding putative DNA-binding domain-containing protein: MSQPAPDPSLSQLQHWFLTVMTAPGGLARGLSLAQEHLGLEESSVIKITPGKRSRMHIYARGYILRLQECLQADFPVLHRLMGDELFNFLPLTISGDILPVRRLCMI, from the coding sequence ATGAGCCAGCCTGCACCTGATCCATCGCTATCGCAATTACAGCACTGGTTTTTAACGGTGATGACTGCGCCCGGCGGCCTGGCGAGAGGCTTGTCGCTGGCGCAGGAACATCTGGGACTGGAAGAGTCAAGCGTAATCAAGATCACGCCAGGCAAGCGATCGCGCATGCATATTTATGCACGCGGCTACATCCTGCGATTACAGGAATGCCTGCAAGCTGACTTCCCGGTTCTACATCGTTTGATGGGCGATGAATTGTTTAATTTTTTGCCCCTAACTATATCTGGCGACATCCTTCCCGTGCGCCGTCTTTGTATGATTTAG